In Arthrobacter sp. MN05-02, the genomic stretch TCTGGTACTCGCGCTCCGTCATCCGGGTGTCGTACGGGTAGTCCTCGCGCCAGGTGGGCAGGTCGGGGTGCGGCAGGAGCACGTGGGCGTCGCCGTCGCCGTTCCCGCCGGGAGTCGGCACGGGGACGGGCGGCGGCTCGGCGGCGCCCTCGCTCCCGGCGGAGGCCGCAGCGCGGTCGGCGGGAGCGCCGGTCGGCTCGTCGGTCAGTTCGTCCGTGGGTTCAGCCATGGCTCCGGCCATCGATTCGTCCATGGGTCCATCGGTCATTCTTCTCTCCCGCCCGTCGACGATCCATCGTCGCAGACGGACCTGCGGACGGGACGGGAAGGGGGAGGACCGGAGGCCGGTGGACGGATCCGCAACCTGCCGGTATGCGGCCACCCCGCGGGGCGGAGATGCAGCGGGCCGGGAATGCGGCGGCCACGGCCCGGGTTCTAGGCGATGCGTACAGAGCAGGGCAGGAACACCCGAGCAGGAGGACACCATGAGCACCACCACCCGGACGGCCGAGGAACGCTGGATGCGCTTCCGGGAGGCACGCAACACGGCGCTCGCGGAGGAGCACGGCTGGCTGGCGCTGACGTCCTTCCAGTGGCTCGGCGCCGAGCCCTCGAGCGTGGAGCAGGTCCCGGGGCTGTGGTCCGCGACGCACGACGGAGCGAGCCTCACGGCGTCCGCCGCCGATGCGCTGACCGAACTGGCAGGCGGGCACCGGGTGGACGGCACCATCACCGCTGTCCTCGACGACGAGGAGTCCCTCCTGTGGGTCGCACACGGCGGGTCCACCGGACGCCGGATCGTGGTGGAACTCGCCCGCCGTGCCGGCCGGTACGCCATTCGGACCAGGGACGCGGAATCACCGACGGTGACGGCATTCGGGGAGGTCCCGGTGTTCGGCTACCGCCCCGACCTCGTGGTGGAGGCCCGCTTCGACCCGTACGACGAGCCGCGCGAGGAACGCATCAGGACCGCGCATGCCGAGGTCCCGGGGACCACCACGCTCGTGGGCGACGTCGTGTTCTCCCTGCCGGGTGATGCCCGGGAGTTCCGGCTCGGCGCTTCCCAGGAGGAGGCCGGGGCGCTCTCCATCACGTTCCACGACAGCACCAACGGCTCGGCGACGGCCGAGTGGCGGAAGGTCGCCACGCGCCGCCCGCGTCCGGACGGAACCGTGATCATCGATTTCAACAGGACGATCAACTATCCCAGCGCCTTCACGCCCTACGGCACCTGCCCCATGCCCGTCGACACGAACAGGGTGGAGGCGGCCATCGAGGCGGGGGAGAAGGACCCGCTCTCCTGAGCAGCAGGGCGGGCCCGCGGCATCGTCGCTGGACCGCAGCCGCGATCGGACTGCTGCGCCCGGGCGGGCGCGGCGCCGTCGCAATGCCTGCTCCGGCCGCCCTAGACCTCGGCGTCGGGATAGATGCTGCGGGTCTCCGTGCGGCGGTTGCGGCTGGTCACCCAGTCGGTCGGGTAGATCTTCGGCAGGACGCCCGCCAGCGCCAGCGAGGCGTAGAGGACCGTGTTGATCGCCACGAACGCCGCGAGGATGGCGAACAGGTCGGTGTGGAGCACGGACTCCGGGAGGAGGATGCCGGTGGGGACGGGTCCGAGTGCTGTGATCATGGTCTAGGCCTCCGAAGGGGAGAGTTCGCGCGCCGGAGCGGCATGGGTGAGGTGCTTCCAGCTGGCCTGCCGGCCGAAGGAGATGTCGATGATGCCCTTGACGTAGACGAGGTTGAGGAACATGTCGAAGAACAGCTCGGGGAACAGGGTGAGGGCGAGCAGGCGGGCCTTCCAACCTCCCTTCCAGACCGTGACGAGGCGCTCCAGGGTGAAGAGGAAGCCGAGTCCGAGCCAGAACGGGAACCAGATCCAGGTCTCGAGGGACACGATCGTGAGGGCGATGAGCGCGAAGTAGGCGCTCAGGGCGATCACCCCGTACCCGATCCCCAGCTGCTGGGCCCAGTACCGCAGGGTGGGAGCCGTCACCCCGTAGGCGCCGATGTTCTCGAGGGCGCCCCGCTGCCACCGCAGCCGCTGGTTCCAGAGGGTGCGCCATGAGGGCATCAGCTCGGTGACCACGGTGCACTCCTGCGGCGAGATCATGAGGCCACCCAGCGACTTCAGGGCGATCGTCAGTTCGTTGTCCTCGGTCAGGGCCGCGGTGTCGTAGACGTCGCCGGGCGTTCCGGGGATCGTCGCGTTGCGGCTCTCGGCGATCGTCCGCAGCGCGACGGGCCGGAACAGCGACGCCGTGCCGGTGAGCACGAAGACGCGGCCGCGGCGACGGCGCATCTGCCGTGCATAGCGGATGTACTCGTTGCGCTGGAACTGGCCGATCAGGCCGTGGCCCTGCTCGCCGTAGAAGAGGCCGCCCACGGCCATCAGGGCGCGGTCGTTCGTGAAGCGCACCACCGCTCCGGCGAGGAAGCCGTCGTCGAGCTGGGTGTCGGCGTCCATGACCATCACGACGTCGTTGTCGCCCTGCTGCGGCAGGACCACCGCCAGCGCCTGGTTGAGCGCGCCGGCCCTTCTTCTTGGTGTTGCCCACCGATTCGATGACCTCGACGCCGGCCTCGCGGGCCAGCCGGACCGTCGCATCCGTGCAGTTATCGGCCACCACGACGATGCGCTCGGGCCGGTGCGACTGGCTCTTGAGCGATGCGATGGTCTGCGGGAGGGAGGCCTCCTCGTTGTGGGCGGGGATCAGGACCGTGACGGTGACGTCGCCGGCGAACTCTCCGCGATTGGCGGCCATGATCACCTTGGGAGCCAGCGGCTGCTTGCCCGGGTTGCTGGACCTGCGCGTCCTGGTGGCGATCCGGCGTTCCAGCAGCGCAAGGCCCGCGCCGGCCAGCAGCGCGAGGCTGATGGCCGCCAGGATGACATCGGTCGCGGGTGCGTCGGCGTTGTACAGGATGCGCCAGATGCCGATGACGACGTCCTCCGAGTCGGCGATCGACGTCTCGGGCCCCCTCCGCTGCGATGGCGAGCCACAACAGGACGGCGCCCGCCGTCACGATCGCGGCGATGACCAGGCCGACGGCGCGGTCCAGCCGCCCGGTCCGCCGGTATCCTGCCTGTGCTTCGTCCTCCGCCGCCCCTGGCGGCTCGTACTGCAGCGCGGTTCGCGTCATCGTCATGGCTTCGTCGTTCCTCTGAGACCGGATGCCGGGGCGGCCCTGGCGGCCCCCTGTCGGCTGTGCGTCGTCGCGGAGTCCGTCCAGCCGGCTCCGCGCTTCTGGTCCGAGTCTTCCGCGCCAGCCTCGACCCAATGAGGTGGAAAGGCCGAAGAAACCGTCAAAGAACGGCGAAGCGTCCGCGGGTGTGCGCGGAGGTCGGCAGGGCGGCGGTTCCACCGCACAATGGTGGTGTGACCGATCCGATGGACGCCCTGATCCCCCGGCCCCGGCAGGAGCCGACCCCCGGGGCCGTGCACGTCCCCGGCTGGCTCGACCTCGACCGCCAGCGGGAACTCGTCGGGCTCTGCCGCACGTGGGCCAGTGGACCGGTCCCGATGCGGAGGGTCACGATGCCCACCGGCGGGGTCATGTCCGTCCGGAGCGTGAGCCTGGGCTGGCACTGGCTGCCCTACCGCTACAGCCGGACCGCGGACGACGTCGGTGGCGGCGCCGTCGCGCCGTTTCCCGAGGTGCTGCGCACTGTGGGACGGGACGCCGTGGACGCCGCCTACGGCGACGGGGCCGGCGCGTCCTACGAACCGGATGCCGCGCTGATCAACTACTACGACGACGCCGCGAAGATGGGCATGCACCAGGACCGCGAGGAGCGCGTCAACGCGCCAGTGGTGTCCCTCAGCCTGGGCACCACGTGCGTCTTCCGCTTCGGGAACACGGAGAACCGGAACCGACCGTGGCAGGACGTGCACCTGGCCTCCGGGGATCTGTTCGTGTTCGGCGGCCCGTCACGGTTCGCCTACCACGGGGTCATCAGGACGCTGCCCGGGACGTCCCCCGCCGGTATCGGGCTCGAGGGACGGCTCAACATCACGCTGCGGCAGACCGGGCTGGGCTAACTCCCGGAGAGGATGATGCCCCGCGCGTAGGCCGCCTGCCCCGCGTGCTGCACGGCATCGTCCACCACGCTCACGAGCCGCACGAGCAGCGTCACCGGCGGGTCCCACCGCTCGTCGACCACCCTCTGCAGGTCCGCGTCGGTGAGGCCTGCGACGAGTCGCAGGGAGCGCTGGTGGACGGCATCGAAGTAGTCGAGCAGCTGCTGCGCCGAACCGACCCGCACGGCGTCGACCTGGTCGGTGGAGTGACCGTAGCCGGTGTTCTCGGGGTCGAGCTGCAACGCCCACCGATCGGCGTAGCCGTCGGACAGCCACACCTGCTCATGCCCGAAGGCCTCGGCGAAGTGGCTGTCCTCGACGCGCGCGTGAGGTGCCAGACCAGCCAGGCGATCGAATTGGCCGAGCCACCCGGTCGGAGGGACAGCTGCCGGGCGTCGAGGCCCTCCACCGCGCCGCGCACCAGATCGGGCAAGCGGCCGTAGGCCTCCGAGAGGACCTCGACCGGCGTCACGGACGTTCCTGCCCGGCCACGACGGCCCGCGATGCCAGGAGCAGCCTGAACCGTCGGCGCTGCCTGGCCGGGATGAGGGAGAGGAACTGCGGGTGGGCGGTCAGGAACTCCTGTGCCTCGGGGCAATAGGGCACCACGGCCAGGCGCCGGCGGTGCGCGTTCAGCAGCACGGCCTGCATCAGCACCGGCTCGAGGCCCATGCGGCGGAACCTGGGGTCCACCACGGAGTGCAGCAGCAGGACGTCCCCGCCCCGCATCTCGTACTGCACGTAGCCGGCGAGGACGCCGTTGCGGTACAGCTCGAACCGGGAGAACAGCGCATTGTCACGGAACTTCTCCCGGGCATCGTCCACTGCCCCGTGCCGCTCGGCCTGGCGTTCACGCCGCTCCAGCTCCTCGACGAGGAGGTCGTAGCGTTCCCGCATCGGAAGGGGACGGGCGGTCGGCGTCCAGGGCCTGATAGGTGCGGTTGCACAGCATGCGCAGCTGGCGCGTCGGCACCTCGGCGAGGTCCTGCGGGAAGTCCGCGTCCTGCGGAACAGCGGTGAGATGTGCGCGCCTTAGGCCCCAGGACGGCGTCGTCTCGTCCTGTCGTGCGGCGGGATGCTCGAGTATGTGCGGAAGGTGTTCCATCGTCAGCTCCACGTCCGGTGGGTCCACGGCCTCCTGCTCGACCAGTTCCAGAAGTCTAGGTGACCTGCGCCATATTGCAAAGCACAGCAGGCTGTCAATGCCCCTACCCCTCGCTGTGGATACCCGCCTCCCGGTAGAACCCTTCGATATGATCCCGCACCAGCTCGGCGGCGTGCTGCCCACGCCCTTCGAGCACCGCGTCGAGGATCGCCCGGTGCTCCCGGCGCAACCGATGGGACGTCGCGCTCCACTCGGGCAGTCGCGCCGTCAGCCGCTGCGTATAGTCCTCGATCGATCCCCGGAGGGACCCCATCATCGCGCCCACCAGGACATTGCCGGCGGCCTCCGCGAGCGCCACGTGGAAGAGCGCGTCCCGCTCCAGGAAACCGGCGGGACCGTCGTCGTACTGCTCCATCTCGTCCAGCAGCCGTGCCGCGCGTTCGAGGGACGGCGATCCCGGTGATGCATGGGCCGCCGCCCAGGTCTCCAGCAGGAGCCGCGTCTCCACGATGTCCCTGACCGGCAGATGGGCGCTCGCGACATGGAGCCGGAGGGCGGAATCGAGGGCCAGCGACGGATTGCCCGTGATCACCGTGCCGGCCTGCGGCTCGGACCCCACTCCGGCACGGACGACGCCGAGCGCCTCGAGGACGCGTGTCCCCTCACGCACGGACGCACGGGAGATCCCGAGCCGCTCGGCCATGGCGCGCTCGCCGGGCAACCGTGAGCCGATGGCCAGGCGGCCGGCCGCGAGTTCCTGCTCGAGCCATGCCGAGACCACCTGGTGCGTGCGCATGGCGCCAGCATAGCTTGTGTGGTCTGACCACAGCTTGTAGGATCTGCGGTCAGACCTTCCGGCCCGACGACGAGCAGAGGCACACCATGCACACCCCTTCCCGCGCACCCGTCCCTCCCGCCCTCCGGCGACGGCTTCCCAGAGTCGCGGACCTCGCCCCGCTGATGCAGTTCAAGAAGCCGGAATTCGGTGCAGCGGCTCGACTCCAGCGGGCCAACACCATCTGGGATCTCCGCGACATGGCCAAGCGCCGCACGCCGACGGCTCCCTTCGACTACACGGACGGCGCAGCCGAGGCCGAGATCTCCCTCGGCAGGGCCCGTGAGGCGTTCCTCGACCTGGAGTTCCGTCCCGGCATCCTCCGCGATGTCCGCACCGTCAGCACCGTCACGCCGATCCTCGGCAAGGACTCGGCCCTGCCGTTCGGGATCGCCCCCACGGGCTTCACGCGCATGATGCAGTCGGAGGGCGAGTACGCCGGGTCGCAGGCCGCAGAAGCCGCAGGCATCCCGTACACGCTCTCCACGATGGGAACGGCGTCCATCGAGGACGTCGCACAGGCAGCCCCGAACGGGCGCAACTGGTTCCAGCTCTACCTGTGGACCGACCGTGACCGCTCCATGGAACTCATCGCCCGCGCAGCCGCCGCCGGCAACGACACCCTGATGGTCACGGTGGACACCGCCGTCGCCGGCGCCCGGCTCCGCGACGTCCGCAACGGCATGACCATCCCCCCGGCGCTGACCCTGAAGACCGTCGTCGACGCGTCCTACCGCCCCGCCTGGTGGTTCAACTTCCTGACGCACGAGCCGCTCTCGTTCGCCTCGCTCTCCCGCTATTCGGGCACCGTCGCGGACCTCATCAACTCGATGTTCGACCCCACCCTCACGTTCGAGGACCTCGACTGGCTGCGCAGCGTCTGGAAGGGCAACCTCGTGGTCAAGGGGATCCAGACCCTCGATGACGCCAGGAAGGCCGTGGACCACGGAGCGGACGGCATCATCCTGTCCAACCATGGCGGCCGGCAGCTCGACCGGGCACCGGTCCCCCTGCACCTCCTGCCGCGCGTCGCCGCCGAGCTCAAGGGCAAGACGGACATCATCCTCGACACCGGCATCATGAGCGGCGGCGACATCGTCGCGGCACTGGCCCTCGGTGCCGACTTCACCCTGATCGGCCGGGCCTACCTCTACGGGCTCATGGCAGGCGGCCGCAAGGGCGTGGACCGCACCATCGAGATCCTCGGCACGCAGACCGCCCGCACCATGCAGCTCCTCGGGGTCAACCGCATCGAGGACCTCACCCCCGACCATGTCCGGCTGCTCGGCGATGCGACGGCCGATGTGGAGCTGCCCGACGCTGCCATGACCCTCTGACGCACGGACCGCAGCAGGGCGTGCCGTCCCCGGAGGAGTCCCCCGGTCAGGACTCGGTCCGACCGTCCTGGAACCGCCACGCGTCGTTCCGCCGCGGAAGGCGGCGAAAGCCTCGATCGCGGTCTATCATTCATCCTGTGGTCCTGCCTGGGGCGGGTCCGGAGAACTTAAGTCTGGGGAGACGAATATGAAGCGTGGGCGGATGCACCATCCGTTGCGTTACAGGCGCGCGCGGTCACTGCTCTACGCGATCGGCCTGTTCTGGCTGTGGCTCTGGCTCGGCAGCGCTACAGCGATGGAGGGGCTCTACGGTTCGCCCGTGCATGCGGCCCTCGCGATGTACGGCCTCGCCGTCGTCGTCCTGGTATCGATCCCGGCCGCCCTGCTCGCGGCCATCCGGATGGTCCTGACGTATCCCCGCCGGGACGCCGTCGTCGTCAAGCTCCCGGTCGCGTCCCGGTCGCGTCGGCCGCTCGAAGCCACGCACCGGTGGTACGGCCAGAAGGCTTCCTGAGCACCCGGCGACTCCGTTCCGCATGTCGACGGCGCCTCCACCGGGACGCGTCGTTCCGGGCCCGCGGGTCAGCCCTCGCAGTCGCTGCAGTACTGCCGGCCGTCCTTCTCGAGGGCGATCTGGCTGCGGTGCCGGACGAGGAAGCAGGACGCGCAGGTGAACTCGTCCTCCTGCGGCGGGATCACCTGGATGAGGAGTTCCTCACCGGAGAGGTCGGCGCCCGGCAGGTCGATGCCCTCGGCGGTGTCGGCGTCCTCGATGTCCACCGACGACGACTGGGTGTTGCTTCCCCGATTCGCCTGGAGCGCCTCGAGCGACTCCGCTTCCTTGTCCTCGTCGTTGTTGCGGGGTGCGTCGTAGTCCGTTGCCATGCCGATGCCGTTCTTCGTGGGGTTCCTTGTGCCGCGGGGCGCGTGCAGCAATCGAGTCTAGTGGGAAATATCGGGCGTACTGCCGGTTCCGGGCCTCCTCGCGGTGATGCTTGTCATAGCGCCGGGACCATGCCGCCGCCTCCGGCCCTGTCCACCGCCGTGGAGTGCCGACCGGGCCCGTCACGAAAGTGCTGGACGGCTCCGGGGCGGCGCTGGCACGCTGGGAGCTGTCCGCTTCCCCCGACGACGGGTGCCGCCATCGCTTCGTCCGCCATCCCGCCCGTCCCCGCCGCACGGGACGCCGAGGGTCTCCAGCGCCGGAACGTCCTGGTGGGCGTCCTGTTCGGCTGCGGTATCATCGCCTTCGTCGACGAGGCCGTCTTCCATCAGCTCCTGCACTGGCACCACTTCTACGACCGGTCCACGCAGGCGGCCGGTCTCGTCTCCGACGGCGTGTTCCACGCGTTCAGCTGGTTCGCGACCGTGGCCTCGCTGTTCCTCTTCGCCGACCTCAGACGCCGTGACGCCCTGCAGA encodes the following:
- the alkB gene encoding alkylated DNA repair protein codes for the protein MTDPMDALIPRPRQEPTPGAVHVPGWLDLDRQRELVGLCRTWASGPVPMRRVTMPTGGVMSVRSVSLGWHWLPYRYSRTADDVGGGAVAPFPEVLRTVGRDAVDAAYGDGAGASYEPDAALINYYDDAAKMGMHQDREERVNAPVVSLSLGTTCVFRFGNTENRNRPWQDVHLASGDLFVFGGPSRFAYHGVIRTLPGTSPAGIGLEGRLNITLRQTGLG
- a CDS encoding dUTPase: MATDYDAPRNNDEDKEAESLEALQANRGSNTQSSSVDIEDADTAEGIDLPGADLSGEELLIQVIPPQEDEFTCASCFLVRHRSQIALEKDGRQYCSDCEG
- a CDS encoding hypothetical protein (possible pseudo due to frameshift) translates to MWLSDGYADRWALQLDPENTGYGHSTDQVDAVRVGSAQQLLDYFDAVHQRSLRLVAGLTDADLQRVVDERWDPPVTLLVRLVSVVDDAVQHAGQAAYARGIILSGS
- the lldD2 gene encoding alpha-hydroxy-acid oxidizing enzyme, translated to MHTPSRAPVPPALRRRLPRVADLAPLMQFKKPEFGAAARLQRANTIWDLRDMAKRRTPTAPFDYTDGAAEAEISLGRAREAFLDLEFRPGILRDVRTVSTVTPILGKDSALPFGIAPTGFTRMMQSEGEYAGSQAAEAAGIPYTLSTMGTASIEDVAQAAPNGRNWFQLYLWTDRDRSMELIARAAAAGNDTLMVTVDTAVAGARLRDVRNGMTIPPALTLKTVVDASYRPAWWFNFLTHEPLSFASLSRYSGTVADLINSMFDPTLTFEDLDWLRSVWKGNLVVKGIQTLDDARKAVDHGADGIILSNHGGRQLDRAPVPLHLLPRVAAELKGKTDIILDTGIMSGGDIVAALALGADFTLIGRAYLYGLMAGGRKGVDRTIEILGTQTARTMQLLGVNRIEDLTPDHVRLLGDATADVELPDAAMTL
- a CDS encoding GntR family transcriptional regulator — protein: MRTHQVVSAWLEQELAAGRLAIGSRLPGERAMAERLGISRASVREGTRVLEALGVVRAGVGSEPQAGTVITGNPSLALDSALRLHVASAHLPVRDIVETRLLLETWAAAHASPGSPSLERAARLLDEMEQYDDGPAGFLERDALFHVALAEAAGNVLVGAMMGSLRGSIEDYTQRLTARLPEWSATSHRLRREHRAILDAVLEGRGQHAAELVRDHIEGFYREAGIHSEG
- a CDS encoding hypothetical protein (possible pseudo due to frameshift), whose protein sequence is MVLPQQGDNDVVMVMDADTQLDDGFLAGAVVRFTNDRALMAVGGLFYGEQGHGLIGQFQRNEYIRYARQMRRRRGRVFVLTGTASLFRPVALRTIAESRNATIPGTPGDVYDTAALTEDNELTIALKSLGGLMISPQECTVVTELMPSWRTLWNQRLRWQRGALENIGAYGVTAPTLRYWAQQLGIGYGVIALSAYFALIALTIVSLETWIWFPFWLGLGFLFTLERLVTVWKGGWKARLLALTLFPELFFDMFLNLVYVKGIIDISFGRQASWKHLTHAAPARELSPSEA